DNA from Pelobacter propionicus DSM 2379:
ACCTGTTGACGATCAGTTTCACCTTTCCCCTCTGAAAGCCTTTTCTTTCAAAACTGGCGACATACCGTTTCGTGTTTTTCAGGCCGGGAAGGTTCATGACCGTAGTGTACAGGATGTGATCCGACGACTCGAATACCGACACGTTCCCCCCAACGATATGCCCGCCGGTATCAATGATAACGTAGGCAAACATTTCACTGAGAACATGCAGGATTCGGGTAAGCTGTTCAGGGGTAACTTCGCTTGATTCATCAACTTCCAGCGGTTCGGTGAGCACGGACATGCCCAGGGGATGCTGGGTCATGACCGACGCCAGAAAGTTGGAGTCGAGACGGGAGATATTCTTAGTGACGCTGCTCAGGGTGTAGGTTGGATTGATATTGAGGAAGGTTGCCACATCGCCGCTGAACAGGTTCAGGTCGATCAGGGCAACATTGGCACTCTCCGTCGCAAGGCAGGTGGCCAGATTGACCGCAATGGTCGTGGTTCCCATGCCACCCAGCGGGTTATAGACGGTAATGACCTTTCCCTTCTGCTTCACGTTATCGCTCATCGGCATCCAGATCCTGCCGACTTTCTGAATGGCATCCCGAAGGGCAGAAGTCTGCAGGGGGTGGAACAGATACTCGATGGCGCCGGCGCGCATGAGGCCCAAAACCCACTCGGTGGTGTTGTTGTCAGCCGTCACGAAAACGGAGACGCGCGGAAATGTTGATACGATGTAGCCGACTTCCTTGACACCCTTTTCCAGGTCATCCACATGCAGGATCACGACCATGGGGTTTGTTCTCTGAATTACCTTGAGACCTTCCAGAAAACTGTCGGCAACGCCCACCACCTTGAGCACATCACCGTACTGTTTCTGGAGTGTCTCCAGAGCGCTGATTGAGGCCGGGGCGGTGTCTATGAGAAGAAGGGTTATGTGAGGTGACATAAATAAAACAACCTTTCTCGGCAAATGCTTAATAGACTATTCTTGTACAAGTACAACCCGGCGTGCGGGAAAAAATGAACCAGAAGAATCGCAATCAACACACTGATACTTGTCAATAATCATTTTGTTATGAATTTCACTG
Protein-coding regions in this window:
- a CDS encoding AAA family ATPase; the encoded protein is MSPHITLLLIDTAPASISALETLQKQYGDVLKVVGVADSFLEGLKVIQRTNPMVVILHVDDLEKGVKEVGYIVSTFPRVSVFVTADNNTTEWVLGLMRAGAIEYLFHPLQTSALRDAIQKVGRIWMPMSDNVKQKGKVITVYNPLGGMGTTTIAVNLATCLATESANVALIDLNLFSGDVATFLNINPTYTLSSVTKNISRLDSNFLASVMTQHPLGMSVLTEPLEVDESSEVTPEQLTRILHVLSEMFAYVIIDTGGHIVGGNVSVFESSDHILYTTVMNLPGLKNTKRYVASFERKGFQRGKVKLIVNRYIPRADISIEDAQKVLDWKVFHTIPNEYKDVVESINKGVPIVKLYPRSAVSKAIVQLAELLK